The Flavobacterium johnsoniae genomic sequence CGTAATTTTCTTCGGTTTTCAAATAGCCAAAACTTACCCAAGATTCTGTACCCGGCACAAACTCGCCATTCAATCTAAAATCAAGACCTTGCGCGTAGGCTTTTGCGTTATTATTGGCAACGTAGCGAATTCGGACATTATCAATCGAATACACATTTACGTCTGAAAGTGATTTATAATAAATCTCGGTAACCCATTTAAATGGGCGGTTCCACATTTTAAAATTATAGTCATTTCCTAAAACAACATGAATTGCTTCCTGTGCTTTAACATTTTGATTCACAACACCTTCTAAATCTCGAAGTTCTCTATAAAATGGAGGTTGGTGATACAATCCTCCCGAAATTCTGAAAACCATATCCCGATCCCAATCGGGTTTTATAGCAAATTGCCCACGCGGACTTACCACAAATTGTGTTTTTCCTTCTTCCAAAGCGCCTTCAACATTCCAACCTTGAAAACGCGCTCCTAAATGATACCAAATTTGGCTAGAACCAATTTCAGATTGTTTATTCCATTGCGCGTAACCTGAAAAACGATTTATGGTATTAAAATTTGTCGCACGAATATCATTATACGGCAAAAGCGGTCCCGTGTAAGGCGTATATGGCTGATTATTTTGAGGCAAAGTAATTATCGGCGGATTTATAGAAAATCCAGCAGAATCAATCATTTCCCATTCTACAATTCTATCTCTTATCGATTCTCTGGTATATTTTAAACCAAATTCTAATTGGCTTTCTTTCCATTCTTTTGTTCCTTTCAATTCGATATTAGCAATTAAAGCATCAAGATCATTTCTTGCATGATTTAATTGAGAACCGATTCCGCGAGTAAAATCAATTACTGAACTATTTGTGGGATCTTCTGTATCAACATTTCCTAAACGATATTGCGCCAAAATATCGAAATGTTCTTTTTCTTTCGTATGAAATAAAGAACCAATTAATTTTAAAGTCAATGTTGGAGAAGCTTTGAAAGTAGTTTTTAAAGCGCCGAAATAAGTATCATATTGATCTTTTTCTTGACCGTCATAATAAACCGCAAGCGCCATTGGCTGATCAACAGTTCCGAATTTTGTCTGGCGAACCAAAGGCTCGTATAAATATTTATTTTGAGAAATATTTCCCAAAAAACTCATTTGCCATTTTGAAGAAATATCATAATTAATATTCGTTTGAATATCGGCAAAAGTCGGTGTATAATTCGTCTCAGTATCCTGACTATTAACAAGCAAACTATTATTTCGGTAACGAACTCCCGTTACGGCAGACCATTTTTTATTTTTAGAAACCAAATCAACAGAAGCACTTCCTCCTAAAAGACTAGCTTCAAAAGAAGCGCCAAACTGAGTTGGTTTTCTATAAGTAATATCTAAAACTGAAGACAATTTATCTCCGAATTTTGCTTGAAATCCACCTGCCGAAAAATCTACATTCTGAACTAAATCTGTATTGGTAAAACTCAAACCTTCTTGCTGTCCCGAACGAATTAAAAACGGACGATAGACTTCGACTTCATTTACATAAACTAAATTTTCATCAAAATTTCCGCCGCGAACCATATATTGCGTACTCAATTCGTTGTTTGAATTTACGCCCGGAAGTGTTTTCAGAATGTTTTCAATTCCCGCATTTGCACCTGGAATCTTTTTTATCGTTTCGGTATCAATTGTCGCAATTCCCTGAACTCGTTTTCTATTTTTAGAAGAAACAAAAACTTCTCCCATTTGTTCTTGAGAATTATTCATAATCGGATTAAAAACAAAAACTTCATTAGTTTTCAGATTAACCGTCAAACTGATCATTTTCAAAGAAACATGGGTAAATATCAGCGAAACTTTTTTATTTGCTGGAACGATGATTTCAAAAAAACCATTTGAATCTGATTGCACAACATTTCCTTGCGAAGCAATATTTACACTTGGAACCACATGTTTATCTGCGTCTAAAATCACTCCTTTTACACGAGCGTTTTGAGCCAAAGCAACACAGCTAAAAAATAAAAAAAGAAAAGCGAATATAAACCTATTGTTATTCAAAGATTTGGATTTTATTTTTGACTTCTAAAAAAAATGAGTTTCAAAGATAGTAGTATTTCCTACATTATCTACTACTTCAATTTTTAAAAAGTTTTCACCTTCAACCAAAT encodes the following:
- a CDS encoding TonB-dependent receptor produces the protein MNNNRFIFAFLFLFFSCVALAQNARVKGVILDADKHVVPSVNIASQGNVVQSDSNGFFEIIVPANKKVSLIFTHVSLKMISLTVNLKTNEVFVFNPIMNNSQEQMGEVFVSSKNRKRVQGIATIDTETIKKIPGANAGIENILKTLPGVNSNNELSTQYMVRGGNFDENLVYVNEVEVYRPFLIRSGQQEGLSFTNTDLVQNVDFSAGGFQAKFGDKLSSVLDITYRKPTQFGASFEASLLGGSASVDLVSKNKKWSAVTGVRYRNNSLLVNSQDTETNYTPTFADIQTNINYDISSKWQMSFLGNISQNKYLYEPLVRQTKFGTVDQPMALAVYYDGQEKDQYDTYFGALKTTFKASPTLTLKLIGSLFHTKEKEHFDILAQYRLGNVDTEDPTNSSVIDFTRGIGSQLNHARNDLDALIANIELKGTKEWKESQLEFGLKYTRESIRDRIVEWEMIDSAGFSINPPIITLPQNNQPYTPYTGPLLPYNDIRATNFNTINRFSGYAQWNKQSEIGSSQIWYHLGARFQGWNVEGALEEGKTQFVVSPRGQFAIKPDWDRDMVFRISGGLYHQPPFYRELRDLEGVVNQNVKAQEAIHVVLGNDYNFKMWNRPFKWVTEIYYKSLSDVNVYSIDNVRIRYVANNNAKAYAQGLDFRLNGEFVPGTESWVSFGYLKTEENYENKGYIARPTDQRLKFAMLFQDYMPNIPSVKVYLNLVYNTGLPGGAPSYTDPYLYQNRLNDYRRADIGFAKVFVDSNTQNTKKGWLKNFKELAVGLEIFNLFNNQNAITNTWVRDVYSKNQYAIPNYMTSRVFNVKINARL